AGAAAGCGAACGATTATTGTTTAGAGCATTAATTCTTGAAGATGCACCATCTGTTTTTGAACTCAGAAATAATGAAGTTGCCAATGCTTTTATAGGAAGAACTAAGAACAGCACTATGGAAGAAAGTATAGAATACATCCATAAAATTCAAAATTATATAAAAGATAATGATAGTATATTTTGGACGATTATTCTAAAAGAAAACAATCAATTTATAGGTACTATTTGCTTGTGGAATTTAGACTATGAAAAAAATACAGTAGAAGTTGGCTACGAAATGCTACCACAATATGAAGGCAATGGTTATATGAGCGAAGCAATTCAAACCATTAACTACTATGGATTTAATACAATGAATGCTAGTACTATATTTGCTTGTCCATCTAAAGCAAATAGTAAATCGGTAAAGTTATTAGAACGCAATAACTTTATTTTCGATCCAATAGCAACTGCAAACTTACCAGAAGCAGAAAATCATTTAATTGCCTATCGAATAGACAAATAACTAGTACATACAAATATAACATAAATATATTAAACTGAATTAATAGAAATAGGCATCCTATCTATTCATCATTCTGCTTTTTAAGCGACTAAATGATACTGGTGTTATTCCTAGATAAGATGCGAGTTGATTTTGAGGTAATCTAGTTACTATGTTTTCATGAACTTGAATAAAATGTATGTAGCGTTCTTCTGGTAACATGGTAATAAATTCTTCTACTCTATCTATTAATTCTAATACCAATCCTTCTAGTACGGTCATTATGCTTTTAGCAATTTCAGGATCATCTTTTGCCATTTGCTTTAGCAAGTAATAATCAACAACGGCAACTACACTATCTTCTAATGCTTGATATGAAATACTAGATGGTTTATTTTGTAATATACTTCTATGCGAAGCAAAAACAGTATTTTCTTCTCTAAACCAAAAGGTGTGTTCTGTATCTTCTAGATGATAATATGCTCTAAATAATCCTGAGATAACAAATACTATTTTGCCATAATATACACCAGATTTAATTAAGTGTTCTTTTTTAGGAATGGTTACAAATTCAAACTCTGTCCAATGTTCTATAATTTTATTGAGATTGACATTAGGATAATTTTTTTTCAGTCCTTTTAAAAAATCGCCTTGAAATTGTTCATTAGTCATAGTATTAATTTAAGTTTTGATATTTTAAAAATCTTCCTGTTTTAAAAGATTTTCCATAACCTTCTACAAAATTATCTTGCTCAAATATAATTTTTCCGCCGACAATAACATAACTCATTAAGTTTTTATTTCTATTGACTAGTCTTTCGAAGTCATTAAATTCTTCTATAGGTGCAGTTTCAACTTCATCTTTTACATCTTTTAAATATTGTGGATTGATGATATTGATATCTGCTACTTTTCCTTCTGCAATATAACAAGCATCTACACCAAACCAATCGGCTTGTTCTTTACTTAAACGCCAAATACATTTTTCCATTGTCATAATTGGCTTGTTTTTATCTATTGAATCTTGTACTTGTTTTATCATTTGAATTGGAAAATCGTAGAATGCCATATTGGTTAAATGTGCTCCTGCATCAGAAAAACTTATTATATTATATTTATAATTATATAAATCTTTGTATTTTTCTGGTCTATCATTGCCAATTGTAGTTGTCCATCTTATTTTTTTATCGTATTCAATAATCATATCTAAGAAACAATCTACTGGATGTTGATTTTTAGCAACAGCAACTTCGTAGAAATTTTTGCCTACTAATGTTTTATCTGGGCATTCAAGTATAGTTGTTAAGCTTAAATCTTTATGCCATACTTTTGGTGCAAATTTATTTTTAATTTCTTTTTTAAAATTTTCTCTAAACGCTTTGTCGCTAATCAACTCATCTCTTTCGTGTAAATTTTTTGCTAAATCTCTAATGGCTTCTCCAGATGGAAATTCTTCAAACATAACAGAATCTACTCCATTATAATATACTGTAAATGGTACTGGTGGCGACTGCATTCTGAAGTTAGCATTGAAAACTGAATTAAATGTTGTAGCACCAAACTTTGTTAAAGGATATATATATCTATCACCAATTAAATCAACTAAAGCAATCATAGTCGTTTTAAGTGGTTTTCTAAATACACCAGAACTTTTCATCATGTATTGTACTGCGTTGTATCTGGTTACCAAATTTGGAGCTCCTTGTAAAATAGCATTTCTTTTTCGCAGCGTTTTTATCATGTTTTTTCGCTCTTTCCATGATGCATAAAACGATGGTGTTTTTCTAGACCAATATCTGTTGCCATCCATTTTATCCCAAGGATTATCCATTGTTGATAGACCTAAAAAACCTTCTTCTAAAGCTTCATTAAGCATAGTATTCATTTGCTCTTCTTCTGCTTTAGTGGCTTTTTCTTTGTGAGAAACGGAGCGTTCTAAACCCATTACTTTACTTCGCAAATCAGAGTGTCCAACAAACGAAGCAACATTAACGCCTAATGGTAAATTATTGATATAGTTTATCCATGTTTTTGGCGAATTCCATGTTTTTACTTTTTCTAGCAAAGGCAACATTACTTCTCTTGGAATGGCTTCTACTCTGGTAAAAGTATCTGAAGTATCTTCTGGATTATTATAAATTGCAGAAACAGAACAACTACCCATTATTACAGTAGTAACGCCATGTCTTGCAGATTCTTTTAAACCTGGTGATGCAATAATTTCTGCATCGTAATGCGTATGTGTATCTATAAAACTTGGTGTAATCCACTGATTGCTTGCATCTATAACTTGAGTACTTTCATCAACCGCAATTTCTTCTGATGATATTTTTTTTATGATATTTTTTTCTATTAATATATTTTTTATAACTGCTTTTTTATTTTCATCACCATCAAACAACAATCCGTTTTTAATTAAAATTTTAGCACTCATATTAAACTCCTATTTACTTAACTAATAAAGTTAAGGTTTTAAAAATTAAAAAACATTATCTTTAGATAAGAGATTGCAATAATATTATTTGATATTTATTCTAATATAAACTCTTCATTACAACTAAAGCAATAGTGTTTTTTTGATGGAAATAAAAATGGCAGTCCGAGTAAAAAAATACCTACCGCCATTGCCGATTTATTAAACTTCTGTTTTCTTGTATTAGTAGA
Above is a genomic segment from Chitinophagales bacterium containing:
- a CDS encoding GNAT family N-acetyltransferase, with the protein product MSLIANFSPFPFLESERLLFRALILEDAPSVFELRNNEVANAFIGRTKNSTMEESIEYIHKIQNYIKDNDSIFWTIILKENNQFIGTICLWNLDYEKNTVEVGYEMLPQYEGNGYMSEAIQTINYYGFNTMNASTIFACPSKANSKSVKLLERNNFIFDPIATANLPEAENHLIAYRIDK
- a CDS encoding Crp/Fnr family transcriptional regulator; the protein is MTNEQFQGDFLKGLKKNYPNVNLNKIIEHWTEFEFVTIPKKEHLIKSGVYYGKIVFVISGLFRAYYHLEDTEHTFWFREENTVFASHRSILQNKPSSISYQALEDSVVAVVDYYLLKQMAKDDPEIAKSIMTVLEGLVLELIDRVEEFITMLPEERYIHFIQVHENIVTRLPQNQLASYLGITPVSFSRLKSRMMNR
- a CDS encoding amidohydrolase family protein yields the protein MSAKILIKNGLLFDGDENKKAVIKNILIEKNIIKKISSEEIAVDESTQVIDASNQWITPSFIDTHTHYDAEIIASPGLKESARHGVTTVIMGSCSVSAIYNNPEDTSDTFTRVEAIPREVMLPLLEKVKTWNSPKTWINYINNLPLGVNVASFVGHSDLRSKVMGLERSVSHKEKATKAEEEQMNTMLNEALEEGFLGLSTMDNPWDKMDGNRYWSRKTPSFYASWKERKNMIKTLRKRNAILQGAPNLVTRYNAVQYMMKSSGVFRKPLKTTMIALVDLIGDRYIYPLTKFGATTFNSVFNANFRMQSPPVPFTVYYNGVDSVMFEEFPSGEAIRDLAKNLHERDELISDKAFRENFKKEIKNKFAPKVWHKDLSLTTILECPDKTLVGKNFYEVAVAKNQHPVDCFLDMIIEYDKKIRWTTTIGNDRPEKYKDLYNYKYNIISFSDAGAHLTNMAFYDFPIQMIKQVQDSIDKNKPIMTMEKCIWRLSKEQADWFGVDACYIAEGKVADINIINPQYLKDVKDEVETAPIEEFNDFERLVNRNKNLMSYVIVGGKIIFEQDNFVEGYGKSFKTGRFLKYQNLN